Proteins from a single region of Clupea harengus chromosome 5, Ch_v2.0.2, whole genome shotgun sequence:
- the lrrc38b gene encoding leucine-rich repeat-containing protein 38 produces the protein MLSCVCWLQTFLALLASVLLTLGQNCPFNCLCPDPHTVDCSGKGLTRLPDSIPLDVRRLLLSDNWIQRIPADFLVLYSDLVYLDLRNNSLSHIEPGTLSTSSRLVFLDLGSNNLTEIPKGTFGESRSLIKLRLGNNPHLSMVNEDAFLGLTSLRELELERNALSGLEVGALSQLPSLRLVRLEGNPWVCNCNFASLFAWLMENLHKLPNGVDGLECSLPMDGQRVPLNQLSQDSFRECQGTLTLTDLLIIIFSGISVSVVAIIASFFLASTVHCFQRWSKGNKTEEEESE, from the exons ATGTTGTCATGTGTCTGCTGGCTCCAGACGTTCCTCGCCCTGCTCGCCTCCGTGCTCCTGACACTGGGGCAAAACTGTCCGTTTAACTGCCTGTgcccagacccacacacagtggACTGCAGCGGCAAGGGCCTGACGCGTCTGCCGGATTCCATCCCGCTGGACGTGCGCCGCCTGCTGCTCTCTGACAACTGGATCCAGCGCATCCCCGCTGACTTTCTGGTGCTCTACAGCGACCTGGTCTACCTGGACCTGCGCAACAACTCGCTCTCGCACATCGAGCCCGGCACGCTCAGCACCTCTTCCCGCCTGGTCTTCCTGGACCTGGGCAGCAACAACCTGACAGAGATCCCCAAGGGGACGTTCGGGGAGTCGCGCAGCTTGATCAAGCTGCGCCTGGGCAACAACCCGCACCTGAGCATGGTCAATGAGGACGCCTTTCTGGGCCTCACCTCCCTGCGGGAGCTGGAACTGGAGCGCAATGCCCTCTCGGGCCTGGAGGTGGGGGCACTGAGCCAGCTGCCCTCCTTGCGGTTGGTGAGGTTAGAGGGCAATCCTTGGGTGTGCAACTGCAACTTCGCCAGCCTGTTTGCTTGGCTGATGGAAAACCTGCACAAGCTCCCTAACG gGGTGGATGGCCTGGAGTGTTCACTGCCCATGGACGGGCAGCGCGTCCCCCTCAACCAGCTCTCCCAGGACAGCTTCCGTGAGTGCCAGGGGACCCTCACGCTCACCgacctcctcatcatcatcttctctgGCATCTCCGTGTCCGTGGTGGCCATCATCGCCAGCTTCTTCCTGGCCTCCACCGTCCACTGCTTCCAGCGCTGGAGCAAAGGCAataagacagaggaagaggagagcgaATAG